In the genome of Carnobacterium viridans, one region contains:
- a CDS encoding Hsp20/alpha crystallin family protein, which yields MSNLFPVGRDFMNFGRNFFEDPFDHLLESTSNFNVDIREEEQAYVVEAELPGMSKDSIQLKYEDNVLSIGATQEESKDEKDDKGNYIRRERSTKSYSRQFLLKNVKEEEINASFENGVLTVTLPKKDSDETTPKQIEIQ from the coding sequence GTGAGTAATTTATTTCCAGTAGGACGTGATTTCATGAATTTTGGCAGAAACTTTTTCGAAGACCCTTTTGATCACTTGTTAGAAAGTACATCGAACTTTAATGTAGATATTCGCGAGGAAGAACAAGCTTATGTTGTAGAAGCCGAGTTGCCAGGCATGTCTAAAGATTCTATTCAATTAAAGTATGAAGACAATGTATTGTCCATTGGCGCAACTCAAGAAGAAAGCAAAGATGAAAAAGACGATAAAGGCAATTACATTCGTAGAGAACGTTCAACTAAATCTTACAGCCGTCAATTTCTTTTGAAAAATGTCAAAGAAGAAGAGATTAATGCATCTTTTGAAAATGGAGTTTTAACGGTTACTTTACCTAAAAAGGATTCAGACGAAACAACTCCTAAACAAATTGAAATCCAATAA
- a CDS encoding DUF4275 family protein, with the protein MTIKQVDGYGSYFRSQLKKIFAGGLSKKEQEDIYLDYMLWHLCSYQKVDCLSGNTAVERFEKIKKKKISLFFQFSNTVFVVENEVNFNSAKLNETVQYFDSWEVSDCYVMDHYGEWCFITTHEQDYGLGPYFIENNR; encoded by the coding sequence ATGACAATCAAACAAGTAGATGGTTATGGTTCGTATTTTCGATCACAATTAAAAAAAATATTTGCTGGTGGACTATCAAAAAAAGAGCAAGAGGATATTTATTTAGATTATATGCTTTGGCATTTATGCAGTTATCAAAAAGTTGACTGTTTAAGTGGAAATACTGCAGTGGAGCGTTTTGAAAAAATAAAAAAGAAGAAAATTTCATTATTTTTCCAATTTTCTAATACTGTTTTTGTAGTCGAAAACGAAGTAAATTTTAACAGTGCAAAATTAAATGAAACAGTGCAGTATTTTGATAGCTGGGAAGTAAGTGATTGTTATGTAATGGATCATTATGGAGAATGGTGTTTTATTACTACTCATGAACAAGACTATGGACTAGGACCGTATTTTATAGAAAATAACCGCTAA
- a CDS encoding PadR family transcriptional regulator has product MDSKVNSQMLKGILSGSILLLLSQEELYGYKLSEKLTDFGFSDIPKGTIYPLLLSLEKKKLIKGTMKPSDTGPQRKYYSLTRTGLAEKNEFITQWHNLKNSVDNLIEGRE; this is encoded by the coding sequence GTGGACAGCAAAGTAAACTCCCAGATGCTGAAAGGTATTTTATCAGGCAGCATTCTACTCTTACTTTCTCAAGAAGAACTATATGGTTACAAATTGAGTGAAAAACTCACAGACTTTGGCTTTAGCGATATACCTAAAGGGACGATTTACCCTCTTCTGCTCTCGCTTGAGAAAAAGAAGCTGATTAAAGGAACAATGAAGCCGTCTGATACAGGTCCTCAACGAAAATATTATTCTCTTACTCGTACAGGATTAGCAGAAAAAAATGAATTTATTACACAATGGCATAATCTTAAGAACAGTGTTGATAATTTGATTGAAGGACGTGAATGA
- a CDS encoding PadR family transcriptional regulator: protein MISSDVMRGFNSLILLSILMKEDSYGYQISNTIKEITDGKYIMKETTLYSAFNRLEKSALIQSYSSTETNGKPRTYYRITELGKKTYGDKVREWLDTKNVMDRFIEEES from the coding sequence GTGATATCAAGTGATGTCATGCGAGGATTTAATAGTTTAATTCTATTGTCTATTTTGATGAAAGAAGACTCTTATGGCTATCAAATTTCAAATACAATTAAAGAAATAACAGACGGAAAATATATTATGAAAGAAACCACTCTCTATTCTGCATTTAATCGATTAGAAAAAAGTGCTCTCATTCAATCTTATTCTAGTACCGAAACCAATGGCAAGCCTCGAACCTATTACCGAATTACGGAGTTAGGTAAGAAAACGTATGGCGATAAAGTAAGAGAATGGCTGGATACAAAAAATGTGATGGATAGATTTATTGAGGAGGAATCATAA
- a CDS encoding permease prefix domain 1-containing protein, whose protein sequence is MDTIKSYVESVFVQLPRTPEMYQLKEDMLTNMEDKYLQLKSEGQSENEAIGTVLSEFGNIDEIIEEYNLEKESEEVDKDSVFLSEAEVEDFMQHRTKFGLGIATGVVLCILAPAVMLSFNELANLFSFNSPANMEGINLLSIIPLFILIAIAVGIFIIFGLKEEQYNLDKKVVILDPTTRVHLDREMQEFKPSFAKAIAAGVILCILAPISLLLAIVLLGDDNAWSVIFLLGFVSVGVFLFVFYGILYSTYEKLLSLGDYQPEKIIASKLTDTIAGVIFPLATAVYLLLGFIYNAWGTAWIIFPITGILFAAFSSLYQSLIKTKRRK, encoded by the coding sequence ATGGATACAATTAAAAGTTATGTCGAGTCAGTTTTTGTTCAATTGCCACGCACTCCCGAGATGTACCAACTTAAAGAAGATATGCTTACCAATATGGAAGATAAGTACCTTCAGTTAAAATCAGAAGGTCAAAGTGAGAATGAAGCGATTGGAACTGTCCTCTCCGAATTTGGCAATATCGATGAAATTATTGAAGAGTACAATTTAGAGAAGGAATCGGAAGAAGTTGACAAGGACTCTGTCTTTTTATCAGAGGCAGAAGTTGAGGACTTTATGCAGCATCGGACAAAATTTGGACTAGGAATTGCAACAGGAGTTGTTCTTTGTATTCTCGCTCCAGCTGTGATGCTCTCATTCAATGAACTTGCAAATTTGTTTTCATTTAATTCTCCAGCAAATATGGAAGGCATAAATCTCTTATCGATTATTCCGCTTTTTATTTTAATCGCTATTGCTGTTGGGATTTTTATTATCTTTGGTTTAAAAGAAGAGCAATACAACCTTGATAAAAAAGTAGTTATTCTTGATCCTACTACACGTGTCCACTTGGATCGCGAAATGCAAGAATTCAAGCCTAGTTTTGCAAAAGCAATTGCAGCTGGAGTTATTCTATGTATCTTAGCCCCTATTTCTTTATTGCTCGCAATTGTTCTCCTGGGAGACGATAACGCGTGGTCTGTTATTTTTCTGCTTGGTTTTGTATCCGTTGGTGTTTTCTTGTTTGTCTTCTATGGCATTTTGTACTCCACTTATGAAAAACTCCTTTCGCTAGGAGACTATCAACCTGAAAAAATTATTGCCAGTAAACTGACGGATACCATTGCAGGGGTCATATTCCCATTAGCTACGGCTGTTTACCTGCTTTTAGGTTTTATCTATAATGCTTGGGGAACAGCTTGGATCATTTTTCCAATAACCGGTATTCTATTTGCCGCATTTTCTTCACTATACCAAAGTCTTATTAAGACAAAACGAAGAAAATAA
- the pepF gene encoding oligoendopeptidase F, with protein MAQEELKNRADVSEALTWDLTGLYPTKEAYETAVAELKKAVAQFSTTYEGKLTNAQTIRAALKEYEAIMQTADWTNHYAFLPATTDLTNPANTELSRSMDNVLAEVGAQLSFFDSELKAADTAVLDQVETEEPQFASFIRHIKEDKSIQLDPKVEKALAQLSPVLGAPEAIYEQARLADMDFGTFSVAGKEYPLSFVLYEDHYMYHADTAIRRAAFDKFSAVLSDYQNVVAAAYYTQVQKEKTIATMRGFDSVIDYLLYDQEVDRDLYNRQIDRIMNDLAPVMQKYITHVKEVNGLDKMTYADLKIDLDADYSSTITVEDSKEVVADALSVLGQEYVDLVMKAYPERWVDFVQNKGKSTGGFCTSPYGKHPYILMSWNNQLSDVYTFIHEIGHAGQGILSAENNSILGAEPSLYLIEAPSTFNELLLTESLQRKSEDPREKRYALSNMISNTYFHNFITHLLEAAYQREVYQLIDEGKSFDAAKLSDIKRSVLNQFWGDAVEINPGAELTWMRQSHYYMGLYSYTYSAGLTIATQAFLRIKEEGQPAVKEWLEFLALGDQYRPAPAAKMAGVDITTDKPLSDTIQYLDESVNTIITLSKEITI; from the coding sequence ATGGCACAAGAAGAATTGAAAAATAGAGCAGATGTCTCTGAAGCATTGACTTGGGATCTTACAGGTTTATACCCAACGAAAGAAGCATACGAAACAGCAGTTGCAGAGCTGAAAAAGGCTGTTGCACAGTTCAGTACAACTTATGAAGGCAAATTAACAAATGCCCAAACCATTCGTGCAGCTTTAAAAGAATACGAAGCGATCATGCAGACGGCTGACTGGACAAATCATTATGCCTTTTTGCCAGCCACGACTGATTTAACAAATCCGGCAAATACTGAATTGTCTCGTTCAATGGACAATGTTTTAGCAGAAGTAGGCGCACAGTTATCGTTTTTTGATTCAGAATTAAAAGCAGCAGATACAGCTGTTTTAGACCAAGTCGAAACAGAAGAGCCGCAATTTGCTTCTTTTATTCGTCACATTAAAGAAGATAAATCGATTCAGCTGGACCCTAAAGTCGAAAAAGCACTAGCTCAACTTTCGCCTGTTCTTGGAGCGCCTGAAGCCATTTATGAACAAGCTCGTTTGGCCGACATGGATTTTGGAACGTTTAGTGTAGCAGGAAAAGAATACCCATTAAGTTTTGTGTTATACGAAGATCACTACATGTACCATGCGGATACAGCTATTCGACGTGCGGCATTTGACAAATTTTCGGCAGTTCTGAGCGATTATCAAAATGTTGTGGCAGCTGCTTATTACACGCAAGTACAAAAAGAAAAAACGATTGCGACAATGCGTGGGTTCGATTCTGTTATTGATTATCTTTTATATGATCAAGAAGTCGACCGTGATTTATACAATCGCCAGATCGATCGCATTATGAATGATTTAGCTCCGGTTATGCAAAAATACATTACCCACGTTAAAGAGGTCAATGGGCTGGACAAGATGACTTACGCCGACTTGAAAATTGACTTAGATGCTGATTATTCGTCAACGATTACAGTAGAAGATTCAAAAGAAGTTGTAGCAGATGCACTGAGTGTTTTAGGACAAGAGTATGTTGACCTTGTTATGAAAGCTTATCCAGAACGATGGGTAGACTTTGTCCAAAATAAAGGGAAATCAACCGGTGGATTCTGTACTTCACCATACGGCAAACACCCTTATATCTTGATGTCATGGAATAATCAACTATCTGATGTGTACACATTCATTCATGAAATAGGACACGCTGGACAAGGAATCCTTTCTGCTGAAAACAACAGCATCTTGGGAGCAGAACCGTCTCTTTATTTAATAGAAGCACCATCAACATTTAATGAATTGTTGTTGACTGAATCGTTGCAACGCAAAAGCGAAGATCCACGTGAAAAACGCTATGCTTTATCAAACATGATCTCGAACACGTACTTCCATAACTTTATCACTCATTTATTGGAAGCTGCTTATCAACGTGAAGTTTACCAATTGATCGATGAAGGCAAAAGTTTTGATGCTGCCAAATTAAGCGACATTAAACGCTCTGTATTGAACCAATTCTGGGGAGATGCCGTTGAGATCAATCCGGGGGCAGAATTAACTTGGATGCGCCAAAGTCATTACTATATGGGATTGTATTCATACACGTATTCTGCAGGGTTAACGATTGCAACTCAAGCCTTCTTACGGATTAAAGAAGAAGGACAGCCAGCTGTAAAAGAATGGTTAGAATTTTTAGCTCTTGGAGATCAGTATCGTCCAGCGCCAGCTGCTAAAATGGCAGGTGTAGACATCACTACTGATAAACCTTTATCAGATACGATTCAGTATTTAGATGAATCCGTGAATACGATTATTACCTTAAGTAAAGAAATAACCATTTAA
- the pepT gene encoding peptidase T, translated as MNERLLERFVKYAKVNTRSDMNSQTVPTTYSQVEFALKLAEELKEIGLEEVEYNESNGFVTATLPSNLQHKVPTIGFIAHIDTADFNAENIQPQVHTNYDGKDILLNEKLGIVISTTEFPQLANYVGKTVITTDGTTLLGADDKAGMASIVTAMEEFIQHPELPHGKIRVAFGPDEEIGRGALLFDVDHFQADFAYTLDSGVVGKFEYETFNAAQAELTIKGTSVHPGTAKDSMVNALLVAAQFATALPQEEVPEKTEGYQGFYMLSSQVGTIDEVKATYIIRDHDKETFENRKQYFAALVDQFNKTFDQPRIGLKLYDQYYNMRDIIENDLSIVELALDAYKSLGIEPDVKAFRGGTDGSIITYKGLPTPNIFTGAENLHGKYEFVSLEGMEQAAQVVIEIARMNAEK; from the coding sequence ATGAATGAACGCTTACTCGAACGATTCGTCAAGTATGCTAAAGTCAATACACGGTCTGATATGAATAGTCAGACCGTTCCAACCACTTATTCACAAGTTGAATTTGCTTTAAAACTAGCTGAAGAATTGAAAGAAATAGGGTTAGAAGAAGTTGAATACAACGAATCGAATGGATTTGTAACAGCCACATTGCCGAGCAATTTGCAGCATAAAGTTCCGACTATTGGATTTATTGCTCATATCGATACGGCCGATTTTAATGCAGAAAATATTCAACCACAAGTCCACACAAATTATGATGGCAAAGATATTTTACTGAATGAAAAATTAGGAATCGTCATATCAACAACGGAATTCCCACAACTAGCGAATTATGTGGGGAAAACGGTGATCACAACCGATGGGACAACTTTATTGGGAGCAGATGATAAAGCAGGAATGGCTTCTATCGTTACGGCGATGGAAGAATTTATCCAGCATCCAGAACTTCCGCATGGAAAAATACGGGTTGCTTTTGGACCAGATGAAGAAATTGGCCGAGGTGCATTGCTATTTGATGTCGACCATTTTCAAGCTGATTTTGCGTACACATTAGACAGCGGAGTAGTTGGGAAATTCGAATACGAAACATTTAATGCAGCTCAAGCAGAACTGACAATTAAAGGAACTAGTGTGCATCCTGGAACAGCTAAAGACAGTATGGTCAATGCGTTGTTAGTTGCTGCTCAATTTGCCACAGCATTGCCGCAAGAAGAAGTTCCCGAAAAAACAGAAGGCTATCAAGGATTTTACATGCTTTCTAGTCAAGTGGGAACGATTGATGAAGTCAAAGCAACCTACATTATTCGGGATCATGATAAAGAAACTTTTGAAAACCGGAAACAGTACTTCGCGGCATTGGTTGATCAGTTCAATAAAACCTTTGATCAGCCACGTATTGGCTTGAAGTTATACGATCAGTATTACAATATGCGTGATATCATTGAAAATGACTTATCTATAGTAGAGTTAGCCTTAGATGCCTATAAATCATTGGGTATTGAACCAGATGTAAAAGCTTTTAGAGGCGGGACAGATGGCAGTATCATTACCTATAAAGGATTGCCTACTCCAAATATCTTTACCGGTGCTGAGAATTTGCACGGCAAGTATGAATTTGTTTCGTTAGAAGGCATGGAGCAAGCCGCTCAAGTTGTTATTGAGATCGCTCGGATGAATGCAGAAAAGTAG
- a CDS encoding peptide ABC transporter substrate-binding protein: MLVSDIGTNTAMNQYLEGLYRLDENNQPIPALAEETIVSEDGLTYTFKLKEDAMWSNGDPVTAHDFVYAWRQVVNPEKAAPYSYMFTSVVNAEEIINGEMPPDELGVEAVGDYEFKVQLNVPVSYFLGEMAFMPFFPQNQTFVEEMGSDYGTSSDTTLSNGPFILTGWDGTNQAWSYEKNEDYWDAEKVTLESINVQVIKEVSTALNLFESGGIDDAILSGEIAKQFVDHEAYVVEPEARTNFLQFNYTDVPMLSNAKLREAFSLVLNREELANTILGNGSLPAKALVPHDFVTNPVTGNDFADDAGDLLTYDKEKAIQLYEEAKEELGTDTIEIALVADDDETSKLVGQYVQGELQNNFEGLTINLTNVPKNNRIEKGQSGDFDMILGGWGAILPDAINLLDIMNSETTFNNGPYKNEEVDQLLNDAETVNANDVETRWQNMLDAQGIMLDEKGFIPLYHTAEVHLRNPKLKGVEVHSVSSRYDYRNAYVEE; this comes from the coding sequence TTGCTGGTATCGGATATTGGAACGAATACGGCAATGAATCAATACTTAGAAGGTCTCTATCGATTGGATGAAAATAATCAGCCGATTCCAGCTCTTGCCGAAGAAACAATCGTATCGGAAGATGGTTTGACCTATACCTTTAAACTTAAAGAAGATGCCATGTGGTCAAATGGAGATCCAGTCACGGCACATGATTTTGTGTATGCTTGGAGACAAGTTGTCAATCCTGAAAAGGCTGCCCCATATTCCTATATGTTTACTTCAGTGGTAAATGCAGAAGAAATTATTAATGGCGAAATGCCACCAGATGAACTAGGTGTAGAGGCAGTCGGAGACTATGAATTTAAGGTTCAATTAAACGTGCCAGTCTCTTACTTCTTAGGCGAAATGGCCTTTATGCCTTTCTTCCCTCAAAATCAAACATTTGTAGAAGAAATGGGTTCAGATTATGGGACAAGCAGCGATACAACACTTTCAAATGGACCATTTATTTTAACCGGTTGGGATGGAACAAACCAAGCCTGGAGTTATGAAAAAAATGAAGACTATTGGGATGCGGAAAAAGTCACTTTAGAGAGCATTAATGTTCAAGTGATTAAAGAGGTTTCAACAGCGCTGAATCTATTTGAGTCAGGTGGGATAGATGACGCCATTCTTTCAGGTGAAATTGCTAAACAATTTGTAGATCATGAAGCTTATGTAGTTGAACCAGAAGCTCGTACAAATTTTCTGCAATTTAATTATACTGATGTACCAATGCTTTCTAATGCAAAATTGAGAGAAGCTTTCTCTTTGGTATTAAACCGTGAAGAATTAGCAAATACGATCTTAGGAAATGGTTCGCTTCCAGCAAAGGCACTTGTTCCACATGATTTTGTCACAAACCCTGTTACTGGAAATGATTTTGCAGACGATGCAGGAGATTTGTTGACTTATGATAAAGAAAAAGCCATACAACTTTATGAAGAAGCAAAAGAAGAGTTAGGAACAGATACGATTGAGATAGCGTTGGTTGCAGATGATGATGAAACAAGCAAGCTTGTAGGACAATACGTTCAGGGAGAATTACAAAACAACTTTGAAGGGTTAACCATTAATTTGACAAATGTACCGAAGAATAACCGAATTGAAAAAGGTCAATCTGGTGATTTTGATATGATTTTAGGCGGTTGGGGTGCAATATTACCTGATGCTATCAACTTGTTGGATATCATGAACAGCGAAACGACTTTCAACAATGGACCATATAAAAATGAAGAAGTCGATCAATTGTTAAATGATGCAGAAACAGTCAATGCGAATGATGTAGAAACCCGTTGGCAAAATATGTTGGATGCTCAAGGTATTATGTTAGATGAAAAAGGGTTCATTCCTTTGTACCATACAGCAGAAGTGCATTTACGCAATCCAAAATTAAAGGGTGTTGAAGTTCATTCCGTAAGTTCTCGTTACGATTACCGCAATGCTTATGTTGAAGAATAG
- a CDS encoding IS256 family transposase encodes MNDFTTEIVQTLVTKGDLNGLFRSHLERAINTLLRTELTAFLDYEKYDRTGFNSGNSRNGSYFRSIKTEYGELTLEIPRDRNGEFKQQTLPAYKRTNDTLETTIIHLFIKGVTMSEIADLIEKMYGHHYTPQTMSNMTKVLTEEVNAFKARALNDKYVSIFMDATYIPLKRQTVSKEAIYIAIGIREDGTKEVLSYAIAPTESTHVWNELLQDINSRGVQDVLLFITDGLKGMKDTIHKIYPKAKYQHCCIHVSRNIAHKVRVKDRKEICDDFKTVYQANSKEEANTFLSCMVEKWQKTYPKVTQSLIENQDLLTFYEFPPSIRRTIYSTNLIESFNKQIKKYSRRKEQFQNEESLERFLVSIFDTYNQKFLNRSHKGFQQVTDTLASMFTK; translated from the coding sequence ATGAATGATTTTACTACAGAAATTGTACAAACACTAGTCACTAAAGGCGATTTAAATGGATTATTCCGTTCCCACTTAGAAAGAGCGATAAACACCCTCCTACGGACAGAATTAACAGCTTTCTTGGATTATGAAAAATATGACCGCACTGGTTTTAATTCAGGTAATTCGAGGAACGGATCTTATTTCCGATCAATCAAAACCGAATATGGTGAATTAACATTGGAGATACCTAGAGATCGAAATGGCGAGTTTAAACAACAAACTTTACCAGCATACAAAAGAACAAATGACACATTGGAAACTACCATTATCCATTTGTTCATAAAAGGCGTTACGATGTCTGAAATCGCTGATTTAATTGAAAAAATGTATGGACATCACTATACTCCACAAACCATGTCAAACATGACTAAAGTGCTGACTGAAGAAGTAAATGCATTTAAAGCAAGAGCCTTAAATGATAAGTATGTCTCTATTTTTATGGACGCTACTTATATTCCATTAAAACGTCAAACCGTGTCCAAAGAAGCCATTTACATTGCCATTGGAATACGAGAAGATGGCACTAAAGAAGTACTAAGTTATGCAATTGCTCCGACTGAGTCAACACACGTTTGGAATGAGCTACTACAAGATATTAACTCCAGAGGGGTTCAAGATGTCTTGCTCTTTATTACAGATGGCTTAAAAGGTATGAAAGACACCATTCATAAAATTTATCCAAAAGCAAAATACCAACATTGTTGTATCCATGTGTCTCGTAATATTGCTCATAAAGTACGTGTCAAAGACCGAAAAGAAATCTGTGATGACTTTAAGACTGTTTATCAAGCCAATTCAAAGGAAGAAGCGAATACTTTCTTGTCCTGTATGGTTGAGAAGTGGCAGAAAACTTATCCTAAAGTGACGCAGTCACTCATAGAAAACCAAGATTTATTGACTTTCTATGAGTTTCCGCCTAGTATTCGCAGAACCATTTACTCAACCAATCTGATCGAGTCTTTCAATAAGCAAATCAAGAAATACAGCCGCAGAAAAGAACAGTTTCAAAATGAAGAATCATTAGAACGTTTCTTAGTATCCATCTTTGATACATACAATCAAAAATTTCTAAACAGAAGCCATAAAGGTTTCCAACAAGTAACCGATACATTAGCTTCAATGTTTACTAAGTAA